The following coding sequences lie in one Sporocytophaga myxococcoides DSM 11118 genomic window:
- a CDS encoding SpvB/TcaC N-terminal domain-containing protein, whose amino-acid sequence MKNSFFNNGAGITATLPMDSTNESQSKEGKDNMQINVPVISMPKGGGAIKGIDEKFSVNAVNGTMSLSIPLPFATARGVSPQLQLSYNSGSGNGIFGLGWSFGLPSIKRKTDKYLPQYFDEKDSDTFLFSEAEDLVPAFKKGIDGKFVKKSDGCYEIDDKDSEDHLYTIRTYLPRIEGNFARIERWCEKHTSKITWRVTTKENVTTLFGWSSNSKIFDPKDPHKIFEWLPEFIFDDKGNCAHYIYQKENDVGLDISYVHNKNRHDKEKITYTNLYLSKILYGNKTPYKSFGDAYPLDSDYLFSTILDYGEYSDDTYEPVNEWTFRKDAFSNYKAGFEIRTTRVCKRVLLFHHFKGNGEYDGLVRSLNFEYDNDAPEDFTFLKSITSTGHIKKPDGSYSEKSLPPMEFQYEKHQWNDQIKTISRENLMNAPAGVDDQNYQFTDLYGEGLPGILTEQASAWYYKSNLGNGRFAQAELVSPKPSFQGLANKLQLADLDADGKKQLVSFEAETRGYFEINDDATWKPFRYFKGFPNIDIHSPDVRMLDLNGDGKPDLLVSEDDIFTWYPSEGRDGYSVALRNLKSKNEEDGPAVIFADNAQTIFLADMTGDGLTDIVRIRNGEVCYWANLGYGNFSAKITMDQSPFFDREEAFTPSLIRLADIDGSGTTDIIYLGKNKFTCWKNLSGNRFSETPFEISSFPPVNLQTKVSAMDLLGNGLSCIVWSSAHEEGLQAPLRFIDLMNSKKPHIITCFKNNLGKEVHLEYIPSTKYYLQDKSEGKTWATKIPFPIHCISKTITKDKISGASFVSQYRYHHGYYDRAEKEFRGFGMVEQVDTETFDHWVKGNASNIVEEPLHQEPVISKSWFHTGAFVNKSGILDQFKEDYWYSEIKRQRYEVPHHESDLNDARIISTTGTDVLTQESLSEQEWREALRSCKGMGLRSEVFANDAAKYGNTVKAKQKALTPFSVATHNCFIEMLQPKGQNKHAVFVVKESEAITYCYERNPEDPRISHTLNIQFDDYGNVLESASVVYPRKIADNNLPKETRDEQGKTNIVYLKKDFTNDIITQETYRLRMPGESQTFELKNVKKTGQYYTLEDFSDILLPQKSETIQYHEHDKPPLPGKAQKRLIEHVRSTYYRDAMDKALPLYKMDSKGISYANYQLAYTPELLQDIYQGRVQNSHMTEGKFIQFEDDPNWWIGSGTVNFIANSETQTDAQNRFYVPTSYKDSFDAVTKVKYDNYFLHVIETEDALGSKSNIEKFNYRTLAPSLVKDINDNLTEVITDELGMVKAIAVKGKGDEADDLAGLSDITDKTEALAIQSFLQENDSTQLTIKAKSLLKKATMRFVYDLDAFRIDKKPVVVAGIMREVYSDSESPVQLSFEYSNGISEVIMKKVQAEPGIAKRVTINENNTYVIDEVNTADDNHLRWIGNGRTIRNNKGNAVKQYEPYFSVSQHYEDQKELVETGMTALIYYDAPGRLIKTIMPDDTFSKIEFNTWEQAAYDTNDNILDSLWYQKRINGSLDAELIKEGKDPAKEKEAAQNAAKHANTPSLVHTDAFGRGILFIQHLKNVDTNKDEYLPSKMTLDIEGNQIKVTDPRENTVIQYKYDMLGHKVYQESMDAGKRWLLSNVLNHPLRTWDERNHEFQYFYDKLKRPVKSIISGGDGLIPLDNIVYDYIVYGEDQLLSDRSNETELKNKNCLGRAVLHFDTGGLLSISAFDFNGQPINTTRKLFKKYKEVPDWQGKNLEDDLDEKSFTFTIKRDALGRITSETAPDLSVVTFFYNEGSLLNSQYVKLPGEAESKPYIKDIDYNEKGQKSKVIYGNDVFTKFFYDKETFRLKQLECRPKNSDPIQDWRYTYDAVGNITHIEDKKAPIIFFNNQIVESLSEYTYDSLYRLVGATGRENDSQMIFDTGDNWNDASFMNQLNPGGPMAMRNYNQSYRYDRAGNISEMIHSAGTSWTRQYEYEDKCNRLKKTSIGNIDYKYVHHPQHGYIESMPHLSGMSWNFKEELVKTIKQRKNDGTPETTYYQYDGKGKRIRKITEMQAPANVEAVIKDERIYIVNYELYKIHSGTKAGLERTTLSLMNDNHRFVMIDRETASGTILTRYQLDNHLGSVGLELDEKAQVISYEEYHPFGTTAYQAKNAAINAAAKRYRYTAMERDEETGFEYHTSRYYLPWLGRWLSPDPIGTGDGLNIYTYVLNKPVHSVDTNGRANAPIHRDLTTIIAMQYVSKETAIKVGEAANLPDTKQEYDSTSNSKAGDPKGINKNIHVLDKRSTEEKVTDSLNNYRTGNVIGKETDPIKNAGVNLLHPIQDAHYHLPNHTFGVGGGHSLEAEIDLAVGKKSFEEFYQVVLDTEKGLALMKEKGVFGKEEKATIAKLTKEDWKGIYDNLKAIEEKNDVKNVWYKIRMGASLVFAVGGIVTLMAANSTGLKVLGAILALYGAFGDLFANIGGHIGQFIGEVVYGSIKGGESGRIRGQAYGVAIGGNVLGLGLGIVKDLGRDEIADQESGSLRSRYGFEDKPGILNDTNRYTQRRYF is encoded by the coding sequence ATGAAAAACTCATTTTTTAATAATGGCGCCGGAATTACTGCAACTTTACCAATGGATTCGACAAATGAAAGTCAGTCTAAGGAAGGCAAGGATAATATGCAGATCAATGTTCCTGTTATTTCAATGCCTAAAGGAGGCGGGGCTATAAAGGGGATAGATGAAAAATTTTCTGTAAATGCAGTGAATGGAACCATGTCATTGTCTATTCCGCTTCCCTTTGCCACAGCTAGAGGAGTTTCGCCTCAACTTCAACTATCTTATAATTCAGGAAGTGGGAATGGCATATTCGGACTAGGATGGAGCTTTGGGCTTCCATCTATTAAACGAAAGACTGACAAATACCTTCCACAATATTTTGATGAAAAAGATTCAGACACTTTTTTATTTTCAGAGGCCGAAGATCTCGTTCCTGCATTTAAAAAAGGAATTGATGGCAAATTTGTAAAGAAGTCTGATGGCTGTTATGAAATTGATGATAAAGATTCTGAAGATCATTTATATACTATACGGACTTATCTTCCGAGAATCGAGGGCAATTTTGCAAGAATCGAACGCTGGTGTGAAAAGCATACATCTAAGATTACATGGAGAGTGACAACAAAGGAAAATGTGACAACCCTTTTTGGATGGAGTTCCAATTCTAAAATTTTTGACCCTAAAGATCCGCATAAAATATTTGAATGGTTGCCTGAATTTATCTTTGATGACAAGGGAAATTGTGCCCATTATATATATCAAAAAGAGAATGATGTAGGGCTTGACATTTCTTATGTTCATAATAAAAACAGACATGACAAAGAAAAGATCACTTATACAAATCTATATCTGTCAAAAATATTATATGGAAACAAAACACCATATAAAAGTTTTGGAGATGCTTATCCTCTCGATTCTGACTATCTTTTTTCCACAATACTGGATTATGGAGAATATAGTGATGATACTTATGAGCCTGTAAATGAATGGACCTTTCGCAAGGATGCATTTTCAAATTACAAAGCAGGTTTTGAAATACGTACCACAAGAGTATGCAAAAGAGTACTTTTATTTCATCATTTTAAAGGTAATGGTGAATACGATGGACTTGTAAGATCTCTCAATTTTGAATATGATAATGATGCACCGGAAGACTTTACATTTCTTAAATCTATCACCAGCACAGGGCATATTAAAAAGCCAGACGGAAGCTATTCAGAGAAGAGTCTGCCCCCTATGGAATTTCAATATGAAAAACATCAATGGAATGATCAAATAAAAACAATTTCCAGGGAAAATTTGATGAACGCTCCGGCTGGAGTAGATGATCAAAATTATCAATTCACCGATCTATATGGAGAAGGATTGCCTGGAATTCTTACTGAACAAGCATCTGCATGGTATTACAAATCAAATCTTGGAAATGGCCGGTTTGCACAAGCTGAATTGGTTAGTCCAAAACCATCTTTTCAAGGATTAGCAAATAAACTTCAACTAGCCGATCTTGATGCAGACGGCAAAAAGCAATTAGTCAGCTTTGAGGCTGAGACAAGAGGATATTTTGAAATAAACGATGACGCAACCTGGAAACCATTCAGATATTTTAAAGGTTTTCCTAACATCGATATCCATTCTCCTGATGTTCGAATGCTTGATCTGAATGGCGATGGTAAACCTGACTTGTTAGTTTCAGAAGACGATATTTTTACTTGGTATCCTTCTGAAGGACGTGATGGATATTCTGTAGCTCTGAGGAATCTCAAATCGAAAAATGAAGAAGACGGACCTGCGGTCATCTTTGCAGACAATGCACAGACTATTTTTCTTGCGGATATGACCGGAGACGGGTTGACAGATATTGTCCGAATAAGAAATGGTGAAGTTTGTTATTGGGCCAATCTCGGGTATGGAAACTTCAGTGCAAAAATTACCATGGATCAATCTCCTTTCTTTGATCGTGAAGAAGCTTTTACCCCTTCACTTATCAGGTTAGCAGATATAGACGGATCGGGTACAACGGATATCATTTATCTTGGCAAAAATAAATTTACTTGCTGGAAAAACCTTTCCGGAAATAGATTTTCTGAAACTCCATTTGAAATTAGTTCTTTCCCACCGGTAAATCTTCAGACTAAAGTGTCAGCAATGGACCTTTTGGGAAATGGCCTTTCATGTATAGTGTGGTCATCAGCTCACGAAGAAGGTCTGCAGGCTCCTCTCAGATTTATTGATCTAATGAACAGCAAGAAGCCTCACATTATTACTTGCTTTAAAAATAACCTTGGCAAAGAGGTTCATTTGGAATATATACCTTCCACAAAGTATTATCTTCAGGACAAATCAGAAGGGAAAACCTGGGCCACTAAAATACCTTTTCCTATTCACTGTATTTCTAAGACTATTACTAAAGATAAGATTTCTGGAGCTTCCTTTGTAAGTCAATACCGATACCATCACGGATACTATGATAGGGCTGAAAAAGAGTTCAGAGGATTCGGAATGGTGGAACAAGTGGATACTGAAACTTTTGATCACTGGGTAAAAGGAAATGCATCAAATATTGTGGAAGAACCTCTTCATCAGGAACCAGTCATTTCAAAGTCATGGTTTCACACAGGAGCCTTTGTAAACAAGAGTGGTATACTAGATCAGTTTAAAGAGGATTACTGGTATTCTGAAATTAAAAGGCAAAGATATGAAGTACCCCACCATGAATCGGATTTAAATGATGCAAGAATCATTTCAACAACAGGAACGGATGTATTGACACAGGAGTCGCTCTCTGAACAGGAATGGAGAGAGGCTCTGCGCTCATGTAAAGGAATGGGACTCAGATCAGAAGTATTTGCTAACGATGCAGCAAAATACGGTAATACTGTCAAGGCAAAGCAAAAAGCATTGACTCCTTTTTCAGTTGCTACACATAACTGCTTTATTGAGATGTTGCAACCTAAGGGGCAGAATAAACATGCAGTTTTTGTTGTCAAAGAAAGTGAAGCGATTACTTATTGTTATGAACGAAATCCTGAAGATCCAAGGATAAGTCATACACTCAATATTCAGTTCGACGATTATGGTAATGTGCTCGAATCTGCATCGGTAGTATATCCCAGAAAAATAGCCGATAATAATCTACCTAAAGAAACTCGTGATGAGCAAGGCAAAACAAATATCGTATACCTTAAAAAGGATTTCACCAACGATATTATTACTCAAGAGACTTATCGATTGAGAATGCCTGGAGAGAGCCAAACATTTGAACTGAAGAATGTAAAGAAAACGGGACAATATTATACACTAGAAGATTTTTCAGATATTCTCCTGCCTCAGAAATCAGAAACTATCCAATATCATGAACACGATAAACCTCCACTACCAGGTAAAGCACAGAAAAGACTTATTGAACATGTGCGTTCAACTTATTATCGTGATGCTATGGATAAAGCATTACCATTATATAAGATGGATTCCAAGGGGATTTCTTATGCAAATTATCAATTGGCATATACTCCAGAACTTCTTCAGGATATTTACCAAGGTAGAGTGCAGAATTCACATATGACCGAAGGAAAATTTATCCAATTTGAAGATGACCCAAATTGGTGGATAGGTTCGGGTACGGTCAATTTTATTGCAAATTCAGAGACTCAAACAGATGCACAAAATAGATTCTATGTACCGACATCCTATAAAGATTCATTTGACGCTGTTACTAAAGTTAAATATGACAATTACTTCCTTCATGTAATCGAAACAGAAGATGCATTAGGAAGCAAATCCAATATTGAAAAATTCAATTACAGAACGCTTGCGCCAAGTCTGGTAAAAGATATCAATGATAATTTAACAGAAGTTATTACGGACGAGCTTGGGATGGTAAAAGCTATTGCTGTAAAAGGCAAAGGTGATGAAGCCGATGATCTTGCTGGTTTGTCAGATATTACAGATAAAACGGAAGCCTTAGCTATTCAAAGTTTTCTGCAGGAAAATGATTCCACACAACTGACTATAAAAGCAAAATCCTTATTAAAAAAGGCTACAATGAGGTTTGTCTATGATCTTGATGCTTTTAGAATTGACAAAAAACCTGTTGTAGTCGCAGGAATCATGAGAGAAGTCTATTCCGATTCTGAAAGTCCGGTTCAACTGAGCTTTGAGTATTCAAACGGCATCAGTGAAGTCATTATGAAAAAAGTTCAGGCTGAGCCAGGCATCGCAAAGAGGGTAACTATTAATGAGAATAATACTTATGTGATCGACGAAGTAAATACTGCAGATGATAACCATTTGCGTTGGATTGGAAATGGAAGAACTATACGGAACAATAAAGGAAATGCTGTTAAACAATATGAACCATATTTCTCCGTCAGCCAACATTATGAAGACCAGAAGGAATTAGTTGAAACAGGCATGACAGCTCTGATATACTACGATGCTCCGGGAAGATTGATTAAAACTATCATGCCTGATGATACATTTTCTAAAATAGAATTTAATACATGGGAACAAGCTGCATACGACACGAATGACAACATTCTGGACTCGCTTTGGTACCAGAAGAGAATTAACGGCAGTCTGGATGCAGAATTAATTAAAGAAGGAAAAGATCCTGCCAAGGAAAAAGAGGCTGCTCAGAATGCTGCAAAACATGCTAATACTCCTTCTTTAGTTCATACCGATGCATTTGGAAGAGGTATTTTATTTATACAACATTTAAAAAATGTTGATACCAATAAAGACGAATATCTTCCTTCAAAAATGACTTTAGATATTGAAGGCAATCAGATAAAGGTTACAGATCCCAGAGAAAATACTGTTATACAATATAAATATGATATGCTTGGTCATAAAGTATATCAGGAAAGCATGGATGCTGGAAAAAGGTGGTTGCTTTCTAATGTTCTGAATCATCCTTTGAGAACCTGGGACGAACGTAATCATGAATTTCAATACTTCTATGACAAATTGAAACGCCCTGTTAAAAGCATCATTTCCGGCGGAGATGGACTTATTCCTTTAGACAATATTGTATATGACTACATTGTCTATGGCGAAGATCAACTGCTATCAGACAGAAGCAATGAAACAGAATTAAAAAATAAAAATTGTCTGGGAAGAGCGGTTCTGCATTTTGATACTGGAGGGTTGCTTTCTATTTCAGCATTCGATTTCAATGGACAACCTATAAATACTACCAGGAAACTCTTCAAAAAATATAAAGAAGTGCCCGACTGGCAAGGAAAAAATCTGGAAGATGACCTTGATGAAAAGAGTTTTACATTCACAATAAAGAGAGACGCTCTTGGCAGAATCACAAGCGAAACAGCTCCTGATCTGAGTGTTGTTACATTTTTTTATAATGAAGGCAGCTTGCTAAACAGTCAATACGTGAAACTTCCGGGAGAAGCGGAATCAAAGCCTTACATAAAAGACATTGATTATAATGAAAAAGGTCAGAAAAGTAAGGTTATATATGGTAACGATGTCTTTACCAAATTTTTCTATGATAAAGAGACATTCAGATTAAAGCAATTGGAATGCAGGCCGAAGAACAGTGATCCTATTCAGGACTGGAGATATACCTATGATGCGGTTGGTAATATTACACATATAGAAGATAAAAAAGCTCCAATAATATTCTTCAATAATCAGATAGTCGAGAGTTTATCCGAATATACCTATGACAGTCTGTACCGCCTAGTTGGAGCAACCGGGAGGGAGAATGATTCTCAAATGATATTTGATACCGGTGATAACTGGAATGATGCATCCTTCATGAACCAGTTAAATCCAGGAGGTCCTATGGCAATGCGGAATTATAATCAATCGTATCGATATGATCGGGCTGGAAATATTTCAGAAATGATCCATTCAGCTGGTACGAGCTGGACGAGACAATATGAGTACGAAGATAAATGCAACCGTCTTAAGAAAACGAGTATTGGTAACATCGATTATAAATATGTCCATCATCCCCAGCATGGTTATATTGAATCAATGCCACATCTGAGTGGTATGTCATGGAATTTTAAAGAAGAACTTGTCAAAACAATCAAGCAACGTAAAAATGACGGAACTCCTGAAACTACCTATTATCAATACGATGGCAAAGGTAAACGTATCAGGAAGATCACCGAAATGCAGGCTCCGGCTAATGTGGAAGCTGTAATCAAAGATGAGAGAATTTATATAGTTAACTACGAATTGTATAAGATCCATAGCGGAACAAAGGCAGGCTTAGAAAGGACAACTCTGAGTTTAATGAATGATAACCACCGCTTCGTCATGATTGATCGTGAAACAGCAAGCGGTACCATATTGACCCGTTACCAACTCGATAATCACCTTGGGTCCGTTGGCTTGGAGCTGGACGAAAAAGCTCAGGTTATAAGCTATGAAGAATATCACCCTTTCGGAACAACAGCCTATCAGGCTAAAAACGCTGCTATTAATGCGGCCGCCAAGCGTTACCGATATACTGCTATGGAACGTGATGAAGAAACGGGTTTTGAATACCATACATCCAGATATTATCTGCCATGGCTTGGCAGGTGGTTAAGCCCAGACCCCATAGGCACTGGAGATGGGCTGAATATCTATACATATGTTTTGAATAAGCCAGTCCACAGTGTTGATACGAATGGAAGAGCAAATGCACCGATTCACAGAGATCTTACTACCATTATAGCAATGCAGTACGTTAGCAAAGAAACTGCAATTAAGGTAGGAGAAGCGGCTAACCTTCCTGACACCAAACAAGAATATGATTCTACAAGTAACAGCAAAGCAGGAGATCCAAAGGGTATAAATAAAAATATTCATGTGCTGGATAAAAGAAGTACGGAAGAGAAGGTAACTGATTCACTTAATAATTATAGAACAGGGAATGTGATAGGCAAAGAAACCGACCCCATAAAGAACGCTGGTGTTAATCTTTTACACCCCATTCAGGATGCTCATTATCATTTGCCGAATCATACATTTGGTGTTGGAGGAGGACATAGCCTTGAAGCTGAAATTGACTTGGCTGTGGGTAAAAAATCCTTTGAAGAATTCTATCAAGTAGTCCTTGATACTGAAAAAGGTTTGGCTTTGATGAAAGAAAAAGGCGTATTTGGAAAAGAAGAGAAAGCAACTATTGCTAAACTGACCAAAGAAGATTGGAAAGGAATTTACGACAATCTAAAAGCTATAGAGGAAAAGAATGATGTAAAAAATGTCTGGTATAAAATCAGGATGGGAGCATCATTAGTCTTTGCTGTTGGAGGTATTGTAACTTTAATGGCAGCTAATAGCACGGGACTTAAAGTTTTAGGCGCTATACTTGCTTTATACGGCGCTTTTGGTGATTTATTCGCAAATATTGGAGGACACATTGGACAATTCATTGGGGAAGTAGTCTATGGCAGTATTAAAGGTGGTGAATCAGGCAGAATTAGGGGGCAAGCTTATGGAGTTGCTATAGGCGGGAACGTTTTGGGGTTAGGATTGGGAATTGTTAAAGATTTAGGAAGAGATGAAATCGCCGACCAAGAATCTGGTTCCTTAAGGAGTAGGTATGGTTTTGAGGATAAGCCTGGGATATTAAATGATACAAACAGATATACTCAGCGTAGATATTTTTAA